In Drosophila pseudoobscura strain MV-25-SWS-2005 chromosome 4, UCI_Dpse_MV25, whole genome shotgun sequence, the following proteins share a genomic window:
- the LOC6903138 gene encoding uncharacterized protein yields the protein MASEVGSYTNKIHYIKKKILEELTKKQYAQVFMRPMDKRHGDYQNVIRKPMDLGTIITWVQNRFYRNADELIADLRLVYRNWFALKKGSPILCRPANQLQKFVENKLVQMPDGEEFEIKKDSRMTARSIKDFPWLQLNGTQEMEPLSTFIPIKTEPDSVRAEPDSVREEPATEWVYEISELPEDHMPDRTETVMDPVWVSAVSEPVDVPMTTETMDPVCLSVIPEPIDDPVLMIPDPTPMITEIKDDPLPIITETMDDPLPMIAETTDDAIFLITETIDDPINLITETMDDSMPLITETMDDPVPLITETMDDSVFVITETIDDPMPLITETTDDSIFVITETIDDPMPIMTEPLDPVWMPKTPEPFDDPQTFKTEPMSPDWMCVPVKPLVNRRLWNILPKKEDVSDEDDPLRIITKILGKAQLEEYLRPVEQPIDEADPEDFENNCKMWDRGVDDLTSCELHIVMHIVVQHNMPATVRNGKVEFSVTKFSHQVVSLIKEGLHLTRRSYQALVPQVMTPDDQKILTDRLQAQLGEITAKLSSNRTAVKRSNTTTSTASTACKSLEPEEPFGPAAMAKMARLSDEEEKVEVQEVTEKQRKKKRHKHHKKSKKHRLNERNEEQPE from the exons ATG GCTTCTGAGGTCGGTTCATATACGAATAAAATCCACTACATCAAGAAGAAAATCCTCGAAGAGCTAACAAAGAAGCAATATGCACAGGTGTTCATGCGGCCGATGGACAAGCGCCACGGGGACTATCAAAACGTAATCAGGAAGCCCATGGACCTGGGCACAATCATCACCTGGGTGCAGAACCGATTCTATCGGAATGCGGACGAACTGATAGCTGATCTGAGGCTGGTCTACCGGAATTGGTTTGCGTTGAAGAAGGGCAGTCCGATCCTGTGCCGACCCGCTAATCAGTTGCAGAAGTTCGTGGAAAACAAGCTGGTGCAAATGCCAGATGGCGAAGAGTTTGAGATCAAGAAGGATTCCAGGATGACGGCCAGGTCCATCAAGGACTTTCCCTGGCTGCAGTTGAATGGCACGCAGGAGATGGAACCCCTTTCCACTTTTATTCCAATCAAAACAGAGCCTGATAGTGTGAGAGCAGAGCCTGATAGTGTGAGAGAAGAGCCTGCGACTGAATGGGTGTACGAGATATCAGAGCTCCCGGAGGATCATATGCCGGACAGAACAGAGACTGTGATGGATCCTGTCTGGGTGTCTGCCGTATCGGAGCCTGTGGATGTGCCTATGACAACAGAGACTATGGATCccgtctgtttgtctgttaTACCAGAACCTATAGACGATCCAGTGCTTATGATACCGGATCCAACCCCTATGATAACAGAGATTAAGGATGATCCGTTGCCTATAATAACAGAGACTATGGATGATCCGTTGCCTATGATAGCAGAGACTACGGACGATGCCATCTTCTTGATAACAGAGACTATAGACGATCCCATTAATTTGATAACAGAGACTATGGACGATTCCATGCCTTTGATAACAGAGACTATGGACGATCCCGTGCCTTTGATAACAGAGACTATGGACGATTCCGTCTTCGTGATAACAGAGACTATAGACGATCCCATGCCTTTGATAACAGAGACTACGGACGATTCCATCTTCGTGATAACAGAGACTATAGACGATCCCATGCCTATAATGACAGAGCCTTTGGATCCTGTCTGGATGCCTAAGACACCAGAGCCTTTCGATGATCCGCAAACTTTTAAAACAGAGCCTATGTCGCCTGACTGGATGTGTGTGCCCGTCAAGCCTTTGGTTAATCGAAGGCTCTGGAACATACTGCCCAAAAAAGAGGATGTCAGCGATGAGGATGATCCATTGCGTATAATTACTAAAATCCTGGGCAAAGCGCAGCTGGAGGAATACCTGAGGCCAGTGGAACAGCCCATCGATGAAGCTGATCCTGAGGACTTTGAGAACAACTGCAAGATGTGGGACAGGGGCGTGGATGATCTGACGTCGTGTGAGCTGCACATCGTCATGCACATAGTGGTGCAGCACAATATGCCAGCCACCGTTAGAAACGGCAAAGTGGAGTTCAGCGTAACGAAGTTCTCCCACCAAGTCGTATCCCTGATCAAGGAGGGTCTGCATCTGACGAGACGCAGCTACCAGGCGCTGGTGCCGCAAGTAATGACCCCCGACGACCAGAAGATATTGACCGACAGACTGCAAGCCCAGTTGGGCGAAATCACAGCCAAGTTATCCTCAAATCGCACGGCTGTCAAAAGGAGCAATACTACCACTAGCACCGCTAGCACTGCCTGCAAAAGTCTGGAGCCGGAGGAACCCTTCGGTCCAGCGGCAATGGCGAAGATGGCCCGTCTATCCGATGAAGAGGAGAAGGTGGAGGTGCAGGAAGTAACGGAAAAGCAGAGGAAAAAGAAGCGCCATAAACATCATAAAAAATCGAAGAAACATCGACTAAACGAAAGGAATGAAGAGCAACCCGAATAA